From the genome of Mycoplasmopsis bovis PG45:
TCTTAATTCTTGATAGAGGATTTGATGATAAAGAATGTAAAAACTTAATGAGAGAAAAAAATATTAAATATTTAATGCCTATAAAAATAAATCATACTTTTAAAAAATTTAATTTAAAATCTGGATTTAATTTCACTTTTACCTATGATGACGACACGATAAGAGCAAAGAAAATTATCATCAACAACAAATATTATCTTTGTTATAAATCAACCCTAACTGAAATGGTAGAAAAGAAAAATTTCATAAGTCGTGCACACAAAAAAGGTGCGTATGATGAAATTAAATTACTAGAAAGAGAAAATCTTTTTGGATTAATAATTTTTGAGTGTAATTATGATTTGGACTTAAAAGATATTTATGTCGCATATAAAAAGAGATGAGAAATTGAATTGCTTTTTAAACAGTTTAAAAATGTGCTTGAACAAAACGAAGCAAATGTTCAAGGAAACTATAGATTATTAGCAACTGAATTTATTAACTTTTTATCTTCAATTATGCTTTGCAGAATAAAAAACCACCTCTTAAATAGTGGCGTTCTTGACAATAGAACAATTAGTGAAACTTTTAGATATTTATCGAAAATAATCAAGAAGAGAAAGTCTAGAAAAAGAGAAGAATGAGATGATGTTGAAACATTAAAATATATTAAAGAATTGAAGTCTATTTTAAAAATATAGTGTCCAAAATTGGGAATTTTTTAATATATAATGTAAAAGCCTTTCTTTTTTTTAATTCAATACTCAAATTTTAACAAAAGGCAACAAAAAGCGCCGCAAGTTAACTTGTGGTGCTTTTTGCTTTGTTAATGAATAAGATATTTTAACATCTTTGTCTATTTCAATAGGCGTGGTTTTACCTTGATTATATTTTTTAAATTCATCATGTATTTTAGTGTTTATGAATTCACTAATTTTCTCAGCATTTTGTTTATGTGTGCCTTTTGAATAGTCAATGTTAATTTTATGTCTTGTTTCAATTGGTAATCTACTTAAGTCAATTGGTGGGTAGTAAATATGATGAGCATTGTTTTTAAGATAAAACTTCTTGAAGCTAAATTGTTTGTAATTTGGATTGGTAGGAACCAGTGTAAATTCAACTCCTTGTGATTTAGAAGCATCATTTGTTTCAACTTTTAATGCACTATCTAGCCAATATTTTTTATCATTACTGCTTCATTCTTTAATTTCTCATCCTGAGTCTTCATATATGTTATGTTCTTTTAAACGAGTATTTCCCCTAATATGGCTTTTAATATAGTTTGTAACTATATTTTCAACTTCTTTTCTATATTTCTCTTTAACTGATTCATCTTGTTCAGTAGCATATGTTAGACCATTTAAATTTGGTAATTCATTTCAATGAACAGATGTTTCAAATATGTTTTCATATTTAGTATCTTGAGAATTGATATTAGGAAAGTATTTTTTAAAATCATATTTTAAGTTAACAAATTCTAAGTATTTGTATATAAAGTCATTGTATGGCATTTTAGCTAACTCAGCAAATGTTAATCCTGTTGTAGCTGTTAAGTATTTTGATAAAGGCTCAGAAATTCAGTTATTAGAATGTAAAAATGGTTGGAAGTAGTTTGTTAGTTTGTTTCCCCATTCATCATATAGCCTGTATTTAACTGTTTCATAGAAATAAGACTTAGGGTCATTATCTTCATCAATTAAAACTAATAAAGCATTAGAAAATGTTGGTATTTCTTGACTATTATTAGTTGCATAAACTAATCAAATTCCTTCATCAGAAAAGTATGAAAACTCACTTGTATTATTTTGAAATGGTAATGGTTCAGGAAGAGTATCAGTTTTAACATATGTAACAACTTTTTTACCACTTCTGTATTCAGTTTTTTTATCAAAAAGCTTCTTTTTATAGTATTTAACATTTGTTAATGCTGAATCATATTTTAAATTTCTAAGAGCACCTTTACCTAATACGTGAGAATCAACATATATACCAAAATCTACCTTTTGCTTAATGTCATAAAGCAATGAAGGATATGTAAAATGGAGTTTATCATCTAAGCCATGTTTTTTTAAATTATCATTACTTATTCATAAAATTTCTTTCTTAGTTCCTGTAGCTGGATCTATGAAAGGATCATAATTAGGGTTAGGAATTTCTTTCTTTTTATCATCTAAAAGTGGCTGACCTTTTTTATCAAGCAAAATTTTTGATATTAATTGTTTTTGATCAGGGTTTTTATCAGGATCTCAGCCATATCATTTGATAATTTGAGTAAAAAACTTTTGAATTATTTGATATTTAACAATATATTGCTCATCAATCTGGCCTGAGTTGTTTGAACCTGTTTTAAAGCGCTGTAAGTGAATTTCATATTCATTAGTTGGTTGCTTCTCTTTTTCTTTATCTTTAATTTCCTTAGTATCAGCAACAACTCTAAAGTCAATTAGCTTTTTCTTAAATTCTTTATTTAAAACATCAACTTTTTGCTTATTAATTAACATAATATCTGTTTCATCATCGTCAGAAACAAATTTA
Proteins encoded in this window:
- a CDS encoding Mbov_0399 family ICE element protein translates to MKGRKYKYILVPALGSLLPFALISASSLKSTSSAFLNTNKLLSALDSNFNRSYIDGRFSQIDEFKSGVYKKREKRTFTYKWNELLDQPYLVGVDQFDWDANIKYNVFGKDFKFPASGTKYFHNPPRIILNPPVYGGYRLPNNIGLDYPYSGPVTSKAKRFFWWDYEKGSIEGDIKPYQDKDRYTYPTIDISGIKEKINDKVNPPKEWVDDRDPWQGEIVHYYPNPNAFKNIEIVGFDLTEDSKNMLKNYERPWEKADFYKSHKILNTFRSYWAYSANPEVKVTLEYDSTKDEYYDLSENIKFKDLNTIFNGLKNAYSENSLIVSNGKITIDSDVMGDLDESLPVDIDSKKFPLKTNVQKLQEKTAIKEHILSDGWKIKLSETPEVVGSKEKTARIIKRLVSVTKNGADKTAELITTLESASNPATKAQSYNISKFTNMLKELTSGINTYDEVKVELTESSLYRQYKKAKDKTDRKERGLNLRDNLTIKFGYSQAIKTLQDWENYYNRERKLDFWQQTVAKQIKKPDRQKKYDHGTFLVGSPIDIKFVSDDDETDIMLINKQKVDVLNKEFKKKLIDFRVVADTKEIKDKEKEKQPTNEYEIHLQRFKTGSNNSGQIDEQYIVKYQIIQKFFTQIIKWYGWDPDKNPDQKQLISKILLDKKGQPLLDDKKKEIPNPNYDPFIDPATGTKKEILWISNDNLKKHGLDDKLHFTYPSLLYDIKQKVDFGIYVDSHVLGKGALRNLKYDSALTNVKYYKKKLFDKKTEYRSGKKVVTYVKTDTLPEPLPFQNNTSEFSYFSDEGIWLVYATNNSQEIPTFSNALLVLIDEDNDPKSYFYETVKYRLYDEWGNKLTNYFQPFLHSNNWISEPLSKYLTATTGLTFAELAKMPYNDFIYKYLEFVNLKYDFKKYFPNINSQDTKYENIFETSVHWNELPNLNGLTYATEQDESVKEKYRKEVENIVTNYIKSHIRGNTRLKEHNIYEDSGWEIKEWSSNDKKYWLDSALKVETNDASKSQGVEFTLVPTNPNYKQFSFKKFYLKNNAHHIYYPPIDLSRLPIETRHKINIDYSKGTHKQNAEKISEFINTKIHDEFKKYNQGKTTPIEIDKDVKISYSLTKQKAPQVNLRRFLLPFVKIWVLN